One stretch of Natronobacterium gregoryi SP2 DNA includes these proteins:
- a CDS encoding TATA-box-binding protein → MTDPKETITIENVVASTGIGQELDLGPVAMDLEGVEYDPELFPGAVYRIDDPKAALLLFRSGKIVCTGAKSTDDMRRAVEIVFEKLRDLSIPVEPDGVTVQNIVSSADLGHHLNLNAIAIGLGLENIEYEPEQFPGLVYRIDDPDVVLLLFGSGKIVITGGEQPDDAEQAVGQVRNRLGELGLLT, encoded by the coding sequence ATGACGGACCCCAAAGAAACGATCACCATCGAGAATGTCGTTGCCTCGACTGGAATTGGGCAGGAACTTGATCTCGGACCCGTGGCGATGGATCTCGAGGGGGTAGAGTATGACCCGGAGCTGTTCCCCGGGGCCGTCTATCGGATAGACGATCCCAAGGCAGCCCTGCTGTTGTTTCGCTCCGGGAAGATCGTTTGTACCGGTGCGAAAAGCACCGACGATATGCGCCGTGCGGTCGAGATTGTATTTGAGAAGCTACGCGACCTGTCGATTCCGGTTGAACCGGACGGTGTGACCGTCCAGAATATCGTCTCGTCGGCTGATCTGGGCCATCATCTCAACCTCAACGCCATTGCAATCGGCCTCGGGCTCGAGAACATCGAATACGAACCCGAACAGTTCCCCGGACTCGTCTACCGGATCGACGATCCCGATGTCGTTCTGCTGTTATTTGGGAGTGGAAAAATCGTTATCACGGGGGGAGAGCAACCTGACGACGCTGAACAGGCCGTTGGTCAAGTGCGGAATCGACTCGGCGAACTTGGTCTGCTCACGTGA
- a CDS encoding IS4 family transposase — MRRLTTLFPSEFLEEHAEELGVIERDRKLQIPAFVWAFVFGFAAGESRTLAGFRRSYNSTADETISPGGFYHRLTPSPAEYFRDLVERGLDEVAVPDTVDADIDRFKDVMIADGTVLRLHEFLADEYEARKEEQAGAKLHLLHNATEQTIEWLDVTDEKTHDSTLFHTGSWLEDRLVLFDRAYFKYRRFALIDENDGYFVSRLKESANPVVTEELREWRGRAIPLEGEQIHDVVDDLHREYIDVEVEAEFDRRPYGGTQSRDTKRFRVVGVRKEDADDYHLYITNLPREEFLPSDLGTIYRCRWEVELLFRELKTQYELDELDTTKKHVVEILLYAALLSLLVSRELLDLVTEQADDEIVFPPERWAATFRSHAQLILHELGEYLGYSPPPLLERLIDDAQKIHQQRPVLQETLATATQPRCES; from the coding sequence ATGCGTCGGCTCACTACACTGTTTCCCTCTGAGTTCCTCGAAGAGCACGCCGAGGAACTCGGCGTGATCGAACGCGACCGCAAGCTCCAGATCCCTGCCTTCGTCTGGGCATTCGTGTTCGGCTTCGCCGCAGGCGAAAGCCGAACACTCGCTGGCTTCAGACGCAGCTACAACTCGACAGCTGATGAGACGATCTCTCCCGGCGGCTTCTATCACCGGTTGACGCCGTCTCCCGCAGAGTACTTCCGCGACCTCGTCGAGCGTGGCCTCGACGAGGTCGCTGTCCCTGACACTGTTGACGCCGATATCGACCGATTCAAGGACGTGATGATCGCTGATGGAACCGTCCTGCGGTTGCACGAGTTCCTTGCCGATGAGTACGAAGCTCGCAAGGAGGAGCAGGCTGGAGCGAAGCTCCACCTGCTCCACAATGCCACTGAGCAGACGATAGAATGGCTCGACGTGACTGACGAGAAAACGCACGACAGCACGTTGTTTCACACAGGATCGTGGCTCGAAGATCGGCTCGTTCTGTTCGACCGAGCCTACTTCAAGTACCGCCGCTTCGCGTTGATCGATGAGAACGACGGCTACTTCGTGAGTCGGCTGAAAGAGAGCGCAAATCCGGTCGTAACGGAGGAATTACGGGAATGGCGCGGGCGCGCCATTCCCTTGGAAGGTGAGCAGATCCACGATGTTGTGGATGATCTGCACCGCGAGTACATCGACGTGGAAGTCGAAGCCGAGTTCGACCGAAGACCGTACGGAGGAACGCAGTCACGCGATACGAAGCGGTTTCGCGTCGTCGGCGTCCGCAAAGAGGACGCCGACGACTACCACCTGTACATCACGAATCTCCCGAGAGAGGAGTTCCTGCCGTCGGATCTAGGGACGATCTATCGGTGTCGGTGGGAGGTGGAGTTGCTATTCCGTGAGTTGAAGACGCAATACGAACTGGACGAGCTCGATACAACAAAGAAGCATGTTGTCGAGATTCTGCTGTACGCGGCGTTGCTGTCACTGCTCGTGAGTCGTGAATTGCTCGATCTGGTCACCGAACAGGCGGACGACGAGATCGTGTTCCCGCCGGAACGCTGGGCGGCGACCTTCCGGTCGCACGCCCAGCTCATCCTCCACGAACTTGGCGAATATCTTGGCTACTCGCCACCACCGCTGCTCGAGCGACTGATCGACGACGCACAGAAGATCCACCAGCAACGCCCAGTGTTACAAGAGACGCTCGCTACCGCTACGCAACCGAGGTGTGAGTCTTAG
- a CDS encoding tyrosine-type recombinase/integrase, with protein MSDGIDVAIADAVDAYLQRKAVGDPDSPGAGTYAANAESILRRFAEWAEREHGVTAIRALEASHMQSYAGELRDRADEGTYTASTAHTYYAVVRAFLSWCVRGGILAENPATVRDAESELPTTTQPVDEDRWTADSRRKLERYVRERALEGTPSDADKRRNRLREYAMVALLAHSAVRGSELFRVPEDDRRTGATWDDVDFYTGTIRVLGKSQRQEDVTLLAPARTPLRRYGVVLDPPSNDWPLFPTRHAPSIASRVRKRLRERGHGDEEVEALLEGNTATELARERAIAPPAITTEGARSVLKRLCREAGVEVDGDYLTPRGVRAEPDDDDRYRRDATPSTPALRTSVPERAIAVPESRTEDRLIRDIGARDLENEET; from the coding sequence ATGAGCGACGGCATCGACGTGGCGATTGCGGACGCGGTCGACGCCTACCTCCAGCGGAAAGCCGTCGGCGATCCCGACAGCCCCGGTGCCGGCACCTACGCGGCCAACGCCGAGTCGATCCTCCGGCGGTTCGCCGAGTGGGCCGAACGCGAGCACGGCGTGACAGCGATCCGGGCGCTCGAGGCGTCTCACATGCAGTCGTACGCTGGCGAACTGCGCGACCGCGCCGACGAAGGGACCTACACGGCATCGACTGCCCACACCTACTACGCGGTCGTCCGGGCGTTTCTCTCCTGGTGTGTTCGCGGCGGCATTCTCGCGGAGAACCCGGCCACCGTACGGGATGCAGAGTCAGAACTGCCGACCACGACCCAGCCAGTCGACGAGGACCGCTGGACTGCCGACTCCCGGCGGAAACTCGAGCGATACGTCCGGGAACGCGCGCTCGAAGGCACCCCCTCGGACGCCGACAAACGACGCAACCGGCTTCGCGAGTACGCGATGGTCGCTCTGCTCGCACACTCGGCCGTGCGTGGCTCAGAACTGTTCCGGGTCCCCGAGGACGATCGGCGGACGGGCGCGACGTGGGACGATGTCGACTTCTACACGGGGACGATCCGCGTCCTCGGCAAGTCACAGCGCCAGGAAGACGTGACGTTGCTCGCACCCGCGCGAACGCCGCTGCGCCGGTACGGCGTCGTCCTCGATCCGCCCTCGAACGACTGGCCCCTGTTCCCGACGCGACACGCCCCCTCGATCGCCAGTCGCGTTCGCAAGCGACTTCGTGAACGCGGTCACGGCGACGAGGAGGTCGAAGCCCTGCTCGAGGGCAACACGGCGACCGAACTGGCACGCGAGCGAGCCATCGCACCGCCGGCGATCACGACCGAGGGCGCACGCTCCGTGCTCAAACGGCTCTGTCGCGAGGCCGGCGTCGAGGTCGACGGCGACTACCTGACGCCACGTGGCGTTCGTGCCGAACCGGACGACGACGATCGGTACCGACGCGACGCGACGCCTTCGACGCCCGCGCTTCGAACCTCCGTCCCCGAACGCGCGATCGCAGTCCCCGAGTCGCGGACGGAGGACCGACTGATCAGAGACATCGGCGCTCGAGACCTCGAGAACGAAGAGACGTAA
- a CDS encoding alkaline phosphatase family protein: protein MESSLRTLLVGIDAACDRVLEPLFSDGEIPTLASFYDDEGGASGPLESQIPPWTASAWPSMYTGKNPGKHGVYGFLSFDGYDWDVVNATDVREQALWELLSDRGLSSVVVNVPVTHPPREFDGAVIPGYTAPENPDCHPDGLLEDVREEIGEYRVYPDETIDDRAENYSDCARMRGEAFRYLAGRFESDFGFLEFQVTDSIFHKDPDDEEAIRRIYREVDRQLAETIETCDPDNVILASDHGMGPYDGHEFRVNEYLRTEGIVETERGGRGMPTWATVRDDALKAGTETTDREPGLGERAMATAATFGLTSQRIGAVLERFGIEETVARYAPTSVVNAGATQVDFASSRAFVRSRIELGVRINLEGREPDGVVPPEEYEAVRTRIIDALRSVETPDGEPVFEAVRPREEFFHGPESEHAVDVVTVPTDFDHFLSATLRDAQFGPPSEPWNHKLEGTVAARGTAVDGDAGVGNAHLFDVAPTVLATLDVPVDDRMDGQPLPCVDSPGTRRYPRLDDDRSTDTDDAAVEQRLADLGYLE, encoded by the coding sequence ATGGAATCTTCGCTTCGAACGCTGCTCGTCGGCATCGACGCGGCCTGTGACCGAGTGCTCGAGCCACTGTTTTCCGACGGCGAGATCCCGACGCTCGCGTCGTTCTACGACGACGAGGGTGGAGCGAGCGGCCCGCTCGAGTCACAGATCCCGCCGTGGACGGCGAGTGCCTGGCCCTCGATGTACACGGGGAAAAACCCCGGCAAACACGGCGTTTACGGCTTCCTCTCGTTCGACGGCTACGACTGGGACGTGGTCAACGCGACCGATGTCCGCGAGCAGGCGCTGTGGGAACTACTCTCGGACCGGGGGCTCTCGAGCGTCGTCGTCAACGTTCCCGTCACCCACCCACCCCGGGAGTTCGACGGCGCGGTGATTCCGGGCTACACCGCGCCCGAGAACCCCGACTGTCATCCCGACGGCCTGCTCGAGGACGTTCGAGAGGAGATCGGTGAGTATCGCGTCTACCCCGACGAGACAATCGACGACCGCGCCGAGAACTACAGCGACTGTGCGCGCATGCGAGGCGAGGCGTTTCGCTACCTCGCCGGTCGGTTCGAGTCAGATTTCGGCTTCCTCGAGTTCCAGGTGACCGACTCGATTTTCCACAAAGATCCCGACGACGAGGAGGCGATCCGCAGGATATACCGTGAAGTCGACCGCCAACTCGCCGAGACGATAGAGACCTGTGATCCGGACAACGTGATCCTCGCGAGCGACCACGGGATGGGACCGTACGACGGCCACGAGTTCCGAGTCAACGAGTACCTCCGTACAGAGGGAATCGTCGAGACCGAACGCGGCGGCCGCGGGATGCCGACCTGGGCGACGGTTCGGGACGACGCGCTCAAGGCCGGCACCGAGACCACCGACCGCGAACCCGGCCTCGGCGAACGGGCGATGGCGACGGCCGCGACCTTCGGGCTGACCAGCCAGCGAATCGGAGCCGTCCTCGAGCGGTTCGGTATCGAAGAGACCGTGGCACGCTATGCACCCACCAGCGTCGTCAACGCGGGTGCGACCCAGGTCGACTTCGCGTCCTCCAGGGCCTTCGTCCGCTCGCGGATCGAACTGGGCGTCCGGATCAACCTCGAAGGGCGCGAACCCGACGGCGTCGTCCCGCCCGAGGAGTACGAGGCCGTTCGAACGCGGATCATCGACGCGCTCAGATCGGTCGAGACACCAGACGGCGAGCCGGTGTTCGAAGCCGTCCGGCCCCGCGAGGAGTTCTTCCACGGCCCCGAGAGCGAACACGCCGTCGACGTCGTCACCGTCCCCACCGACTTCGACCACTTCCTTTCGGCGACCTTGCGCGACGCCCAGTTCGGCCCGCCATCCGAACCCTGGAACCACAAACTCGAGGGCACCGTCGCCGCCAGGGGAACCGCCGTCGACGGCGACGCTGGCGTCGGGAACGCACACCTCTTCGACGTCGCACCGACCGTCCTAGCGACACTCGACGTGCCGGTCGACGACCGGATGGACGGCCAGCCGCTCCCCTGTGTCGACTCGCCGGGCACCCGTCGCTACCCACGGCTGGACGACGACCGCTCGACTGACACAGACGACGCCGCAGTCGAACAGCGACTCGCGGATCTGGGCTATCTCGAGTGA
- a CDS encoding helix-turn-helix transcriptional regulator, whose translation MASGDDEAVAGFETLATLTRSPVRLRVLEHLLERGAGTASDIAPHVDASRRTVSRSLSALDEQRLATSKGQTYRVTTYAELVADDIFSLLERLERGHEFATFLEVFPTEEFGFTASDIATVDGTTTCRRSADPHAPVSHVIDALDDTRRVRVLAPIASPLYVRPLVARVRDGATVDAVVDADAYNSFCSKLRGGVRVAATLADVSLAVHDDVSFGLLECDKRVVLGAYDDGVLQATFETDDEGVRDASRDVYDRYRTAANRVVD comes from the coding sequence ATGGCGAGCGGCGACGATGAGGCCGTGGCCGGGTTCGAGACGCTGGCGACTCTGACACGTTCACCCGTTCGACTTCGCGTCCTCGAGCACCTGCTCGAGCGTGGCGCTGGGACCGCCTCGGACATCGCTCCCCACGTCGACGCCTCTCGGCGGACCGTCTCTCGATCGCTCTCGGCTCTCGACGAACAACGGCTGGCGACGAGCAAGGGCCAGACCTACCGTGTGACGACCTACGCGGAGTTGGTCGCCGACGACATCTTTTCTCTCCTCGAACGTCTAGAGCGGGGCCACGAGTTCGCGACCTTCCTCGAGGTGTTTCCGACGGAGGAGTTCGGTTTCACCGCGTCTGACATCGCAACCGTGGATGGGACGACGACGTGCCGTCGATCCGCCGACCCACACGCTCCAGTGTCTCACGTGATCGACGCCCTCGACGACACACGACGCGTACGGGTGCTCGCGCCGATCGCGTCGCCGCTGTACGTTCGACCGCTCGTCGCTCGCGTTCGCGACGGCGCGACGGTCGATGCTGTCGTCGATGCCGACGCCTACAACTCATTTTGCTCGAAGCTCCGCGGGGGTGTCCGAGTCGCCGCGACGCTTGCAGATGTCTCGCTCGCCGTTCACGACGACGTTTCGTTTGGCCTGCTCGAGTGTGACAAGCGGGTCGTGCTCGGGGCCTACGACGATGGCGTCCTGCAGGCAACGTTCGAAACCGACGACGAGGGCGTTCGGGACGCGTCGCGGGACGTCTACGACCGGTATCGAACGGCGGCGAATCGGGTCGTCGACTGA
- a CDS encoding lipid II:glycine glycyltransferase FemX — protein MSVEVRLATDDDRERWNRYVERSPQGRLWHELEALAVQADYAGATLHPLIGFKGQEPVGLFPVFEVDKRFVTTVFSPPPHLRVPYLGPVFLNVEKLKQRKRERRRLAFVDDCMEWVRSELNPKYGHVRTTAGFADARPLEWNEYDASPEYTYVVDLTRDREELLLSFSSDARSNVRNTDEDAFEVTVGGPEDIELIMAQVRNRYESQGIDFRVTDEFVLDLHERVTGGAIRPYTLRVDGEFVGGILAAEYGDTTGRWLGGVRSDTGVDLPTNDLLDWAIMEDGLERGLAGYDLVGADNRRINRYKAKFNPELRTYYSLEYGSWGMRQAASLYDSVK, from the coding sequence ATGAGCGTCGAGGTTCGCCTTGCCACGGACGACGACCGCGAGCGCTGGAACCGCTACGTCGAGCGCTCTCCCCAGGGACGGCTGTGGCACGAACTCGAGGCCCTGGCGGTACAGGCCGACTATGCCGGCGCGACGCTCCACCCGCTTATCGGGTTCAAGGGCCAGGAACCAGTCGGACTCTTTCCCGTCTTCGAGGTCGACAAGCGGTTTGTCACCACCGTCTTCTCGCCGCCGCCGCACCTGCGGGTGCCGTACCTCGGGCCGGTGTTTCTGAACGTGGAGAAGTTGAAACAGCGCAAACGCGAACGACGGCGGTTGGCGTTCGTCGACGACTGCATGGAGTGGGTCCGGTCGGAACTGAACCCGAAGTACGGCCACGTCCGCACCACCGCCGGCTTCGCGGACGCCCGGCCGCTCGAGTGGAACGAGTACGACGCCTCGCCGGAGTACACCTACGTCGTCGACCTCACACGGGACCGTGAGGAGCTTCTGCTGTCCTTTAGCAGTGACGCGCGAAGCAACGTCCGGAACACGGACGAGGATGCCTTCGAGGTCACCGTCGGTGGCCCCGAAGATATCGAACTGATCATGGCACAGGTCCGCAACCGCTACGAATCCCAGGGGATCGACTTTCGGGTCACCGACGAATTCGTGCTGGACCTCCACGAGCGGGTGACGGGCGGTGCGATTCGACCCTACACGCTGCGGGTCGACGGCGAATTCGTCGGCGGCATTCTGGCCGCCGAGTACGGCGACACCACTGGCCGGTGGCTCGGTGGCGTCCGGTCCGACACGGGGGTCGATCTCCCGACGAACGACCTGCTGGACTGGGCGATCATGGAAGACGGCCTCGAGCGCGGGCTCGCCGGCTACGATCTCGTCGGGGCGGACAACCGCCGCATCAACCGGTACAAGGCGAAGTTCAACCCCGAGTTGCGGACCTACTACAGCCTCGAGTACGGGAGCTGGGGGATGCGACAGGCGGCGTCGCTGTACGATTCGGTAAAGTGA
- a CDS encoding DUF1616 domain-containing protein has product MKERLIRPFGTGSGQATLLARIPTDLTGLTAFVLLAAVLLAAVDIASPVVRALVGFPLLFLAPGYAVVSVLFPRGVRADRAERLPVIGQTETVTETERVALAFGLSFAVLPLLGLAMAAIGWQYTTAAVVWSVTGFVLLAIAVATVRRARVSSAERYRFELGRKLGALRAGLFDSRASVTAINLLLVVSMVVAVTAVGYALVAPQNDEQYTDLRLLTETDDGEYVAGDLPDTVDSDESIPLVVTVENQEGDHEEYTAVVQEQWVDDGDVLERTELRQIDYSLGDGTTGHGDRTVTPEADAGEVRIAVMLFDDDVPETPTADDAYRYTHFWIEIEDDDLE; this is encoded by the coding sequence ATGAAGGAACGTTTGATTCGACCGTTCGGGACCGGTTCCGGGCAAGCGACGCTGCTCGCTCGGATACCGACAGACCTGACCGGTCTCACGGCGTTCGTCCTCCTGGCGGCCGTCCTGCTTGCCGCCGTCGACATCGCGTCGCCAGTCGTCCGGGCTCTCGTCGGCTTTCCACTGCTGTTTCTCGCACCGGGATACGCCGTCGTCTCGGTCCTGTTCCCGCGAGGCGTCCGCGCCGACCGGGCCGAACGACTCCCGGTAATCGGACAGACGGAGACCGTCACGGAGACAGAACGTGTAGCGCTCGCGTTCGGTCTGAGTTTCGCCGTCCTTCCGCTGCTGGGGCTGGCGATGGCCGCTATCGGTTGGCAGTACACGACAGCGGCCGTCGTCTGGTCTGTAACCGGCTTCGTCCTCCTGGCGATTGCAGTCGCGACCGTCCGTCGAGCGCGCGTCTCTTCCGCCGAGCGATACCGGTTCGAGCTGGGACGGAAGCTCGGTGCACTGCGAGCGGGGCTTTTCGACAGTCGAGCGTCGGTCACGGCGATCAACCTGTTGCTGGTCGTCAGCATGGTGGTCGCGGTGACGGCCGTCGGCTACGCTCTCGTGGCTCCACAGAACGACGAACAGTACACGGACCTCAGACTGCTCACCGAGACCGACGACGGCGAGTACGTCGCCGGCGACCTCCCAGACACCGTCGACTCCGACGAGTCGATCCCGCTGGTCGTCACTGTCGAAAATCAGGAAGGTGACCACGAAGAGTACACGGCCGTCGTCCAAGAACAATGGGTCGACGACGGCGACGTCCTCGAGCGAACCGAGTTACGCCAGATCGACTACAGCCTCGGCGACGGCACGACCGGTCACGGCGACCGCACGGTCACTCCCGAGGCCGACGCTGGCGAAGTCCGAATCGCCGTCATGCTGTTCGACGACGACGTCCCCGAGACCCCAACGGCCGACGACGCCTACCGTTACACCCACTTCTGGATCGAAATCGAGGACGACGACCTCGAGTAA
- a CDS encoding DUF2339 domain-containing protein, whose product MSANSASVDEPFRKVALAIGFFVLAGSVLLARSRPATGYELSLYTSTPLLFWVGLLLAVGIGIAVAFVSPTGSGRTRPVALVLGGLSMLVFAGLPIVRGYRFYGHHDALTHLGWARAITEGTMLPFELYYPGIHTVTTLVHSTLGTSVAQSLLYVVVLSILVFCVFVPLAVGTIVEDGRAMVVAAFAGFLLLPITTISMYMSAHAMSQAVMFSALLCYLLARYLRTDGAASPSSALGIALGLTAVATVVYHPQLVAHLIVVFLGIAVVQYLAKRVASDGQIAGQTPVYGHTVLLIALFLVWTSNHGFFGGMFEYFLTSAVEFVLEGRGGADTVATQGASLSAIGGSLGEIFFKLFFAQLVFVLLTVALAFGVVGSRSALIRRVRPETTYFTVALVALGPPFVIYFVAPGSTMHFRVFGLMMVFVTILGSIAAFSLFAWLTDSDEPRSRARLPGSRPLFAVGFACLLVLSLAAVFPSPYTYHASPHVSDTQMEGYETAFDGQLEDVQFVGLRNGPNRYDDAVNGNAERMGLHEGPPDEGIGAGLADQYDEDRYFVLTQADYERETIAYQELRHTGSELESVTDQPDVDRIQSNGEFELYYVNAEPEFAEA is encoded by the coding sequence ATGTCCGCCAACTCAGCCTCTGTCGACGAACCGTTCCGAAAGGTCGCACTTGCGATTGGATTCTTCGTCCTCGCTGGTAGCGTTCTCCTGGCTCGCTCGAGGCCGGCGACGGGGTACGAACTGTCGCTGTACACGTCGACCCCGCTGCTGTTCTGGGTCGGCCTGCTGCTTGCAGTCGGGATCGGGATTGCAGTCGCGTTCGTCTCGCCGACCGGCAGCGGTCGAACCCGGCCAGTCGCGCTCGTCCTCGGCGGGCTCTCGATGCTCGTTTTTGCCGGGCTGCCGATCGTTCGCGGGTATCGGTTCTACGGCCACCACGACGCTCTGACCCATCTCGGCTGGGCGCGTGCGATCACCGAGGGAACGATGCTTCCGTTCGAACTGTACTATCCGGGAATACATACGGTGACGACGCTCGTTCACTCGACGCTTGGCACGTCGGTAGCGCAGTCGCTGTTGTACGTGGTGGTGCTCTCGATTCTCGTCTTCTGTGTGTTCGTGCCGCTTGCCGTCGGGACGATCGTCGAAGACGGACGTGCGATGGTGGTCGCGGCCTTCGCGGGGTTTCTGCTCTTGCCGATCACGACGATCTCTATGTACATGTCCGCCCACGCGATGTCTCAGGCAGTCATGTTCTCGGCGTTGCTTTGCTACCTGCTCGCGCGATACCTCCGCACCGACGGGGCCGCGTCGCCGTCCTCGGCACTCGGAATCGCACTCGGGCTCACAGCGGTTGCGACGGTCGTCTACCACCCACAGCTCGTCGCTCACCTGATCGTCGTCTTCCTCGGGATCGCCGTCGTCCAGTACCTCGCAAAACGCGTCGCGAGCGACGGTCAGATCGCCGGCCAGACGCCAGTGTACGGCCACACAGTCCTGTTGATCGCGTTGTTCTTGGTGTGGACCTCGAACCATGGGTTCTTCGGCGGGATGTTCGAGTACTTCCTCACCTCGGCCGTCGAGTTCGTCCTCGAGGGCCGCGGCGGTGCGGACACGGTCGCGACACAAGGTGCATCGCTGTCGGCGATCGGTGGTAGTCTGGGCGAGATATTCTTCAAGTTGTTTTTCGCTCAGTTGGTCTTCGTGTTACTCACCGTCGCCCTCGCGTTCGGAGTCGTCGGTTCCCGGTCTGCACTGATCCGACGCGTTCGCCCCGAGACGACGTACTTCACCGTCGCCCTGGTCGCGCTCGGCCCGCCGTTCGTGATCTACTTCGTCGCGCCGGGATCGACGATGCACTTTCGCGTGTTCGGACTGATGATGGTGTTCGTCACGATCCTCGGCTCGATCGCGGCCTTTAGCCTCTTCGCGTGGCTCACCGATTCCGACGAGCCGCGCTCGAGGGCGCGTCTCCCGGGAAGTCGGCCGCTTTTCGCCGTCGGCTTCGCCTGCCTGCTCGTACTCTCGCTCGCGGCGGTCTTCCCCTCGCCGTACACGTATCACGCCTCACCACACGTCAGCGACACGCAGATGGAGGGCTACGAGACGGCCTTCGACGGACAGCTCGAGGACGTGCAGTTCGTCGGGTTGCGAAACGGGCCAAACAGGTACGACGACGCCGTAAACGGCAACGCCGAACGGATGGGACTTCACGAGGGCCCACCCGACGAGGGAATCGGTGCCGGACTCGCCGACCAGTACGACGAGGACCGCTATTTCGTCCTCACACAGGCCGACTACGAACGCGAGACGATCGCCTATCAGGAGCTTCGACACACCGGGAGTGAACTCGAGTCGGTTACAGACCAGCCCGACGTCGATCGTATCCAGTCGAACGGCGAGTTCGAACTCTACTACGTGAACGCCGAGCCGGAATTTGCAGAGGCCTGA
- a CDS encoding glycosyltransferase family 4 protein encodes MRFGLYHAHAGTKSAGGKAVFVRQLARELASGHEVVLYTEFDRRADVADSLLESDASLYRIPPVESDRVRRFVHQRTPLGTADLLPLVSGLRSGLRSHVNESVDVLLTHRFLEDTVLSNVVDVPTVYQYHNVASVGLGARTREHCSATDYHLANSTQIAHEVREKLDRDVDGIVSPGLDLERFTPEATPGLHPDAPSILFVGRVRAGKGVSELLESVARLSLDAQLYVVGDGDLASVQRQATDLGVDEAVTLVGEVPHEELPGYYTACDVFCNPTRYEGFGMVNLEAMACGLPVVTTDIPGVREYADHGENALLVSPRHVDDLAAALESILASPSRRDELAETGRETARQYSWASQADRLVAFCRRVLEDEGEDEDEHGAGSVDRSREENRHPRPDRRGRSFSE; translated from the coding sequence ATGCGGTTCGGACTCTATCACGCACACGCAGGGACGAAAAGCGCCGGCGGGAAAGCAGTCTTCGTCCGACAGTTGGCCCGCGAACTGGCGAGCGGCCACGAGGTCGTCCTCTACACGGAGTTCGACCGACGCGCGGACGTCGCCGACTCGCTGCTCGAGTCGGACGCGTCGCTGTACCGGATTCCACCGGTCGAGAGCGACCGCGTCCGCCGGTTCGTCCACCAGCGAACGCCACTGGGGACGGCTGACCTGCTGCCGCTAGTTAGTGGGCTCCGGTCGGGCCTGCGGTCGCACGTAAACGAGAGCGTCGACGTCTTGCTGACCCACCGGTTTCTCGAGGACACAGTGCTCTCGAACGTCGTCGACGTGCCGACAGTCTACCAGTATCACAACGTCGCAAGCGTCGGTCTCGGGGCGCGAACGCGGGAACACTGCAGCGCGACGGACTACCACCTGGCGAACTCGACACAGATCGCCCACGAGGTCCGAGAGAAACTCGACAGAGACGTCGACGGCATCGTCTCGCCGGGACTCGACCTCGAGCGATTCACTCCGGAGGCGACGCCGGGGTTACACCCCGACGCGCCGTCGATCCTCTTCGTCGGCCGCGTCCGGGCGGGAAAAGGAGTCTCCGAGCTACTCGAGAGCGTCGCTCGCCTGTCGCTGGACGCCCAGTTGTACGTCGTCGGTGACGGTGACCTCGCGTCGGTCCAACGGCAGGCAACCGATCTCGGCGTGGACGAAGCCGTCACACTGGTCGGGGAAGTCCCCCACGAAGAGCTCCCCGGCTACTACACCGCCTGTGACGTGTTCTGCAACCCGACGCGGTACGAGGGGTTCGGGATGGTGAATCTCGAGGCGATGGCCTGTGGGCTCCCCGTCGTGACGACGGACATCCCCGGAGTGCGGGAGTACGCCGACCACGGAGAGAACGCCTTGCTCGTCTCGCCACGGCACGTCGACGACCTCGCGGCCGCTCTCGAGTCGATTCTCGCGTCCCCCTCGCGTCGCGACGAACTCGCCGAGACCGGTCGGGAAACGGCACGACAGTACTCCTGGGCGTCACAGGCCGACCGACTCGTGGCGTTTTGCCGGCGCGTGCTCGAGGACGAGGGCGAAGACGAAGACGAGCACGGGGCGGGGTCTGTGGACCGCAGCCGAGAAGAGAACCGTCATCCCCGCCCAGACAGACGCGGCCGGTCGTTCTCGGAGTGA